A single window of Cytobacillus dafuensis DNA harbors:
- a CDS encoding DUF1657 domain-containing protein, translated as MTVSTEVQQTIAGLKSAQASFETFALATDNQQAKQLYKNAAQQTQSIIDSVEPRLQQIQQEEPQYKQ; from the coding sequence ATGACAGTAAGTACAGAAGTCCAACAGACGATTGCCGGGTTAAAAAGTGCTCAGGCCAGCTTTGAAACATTTGCATTGGCTACAGATAATCAACAGGCAAAGCAATTATATAAAAATGCTGCACAGCAAACACAATCGATTATTGACAGTGTAGAACCACGTTTGCAGCAAATTCAACAAGAAGAACCACAATACAAACAATAG
- a CDS encoding GNAT family N-acetyltransferase, producing MDYRRITNIEDPLFVKMHDLMKEVFPPEEVLEFELWKEPLEDPGIRVFVAVHDDEVVGATEYRYYPDWNIAMTDFTIIGHAGLSIGRFLAQNRQKDLEELANANGNQLFGMFAEIYDPYQLDDHEFGGVKPMNPFVRREVLSHFGYKRIELSYLHPSWKNDGEGVKGLDLCFMPTEENVFEIPASLVAKFLTTYYSVLSNKPQEWVQMIEEINSKEKIRLLPL from the coding sequence ATGGATTATAGAAGAATAACTAATATAGAAGATCCTTTATTTGTGAAAATGCATGATTTGATGAAAGAAGTTTTTCCTCCCGAAGAAGTTCTAGAATTTGAACTATGGAAGGAGCCATTAGAAGATCCAGGAATTCGCGTTTTTGTTGCTGTCCATGATGATGAGGTTGTTGGAGCCACTGAATACAGATATTATCCTGATTGGAATATTGCTATGACAGATTTTACAATCATTGGACATGCAGGATTAAGCATTGGCCGTTTTTTAGCACAAAATCGTCAAAAGGATTTAGAGGAATTGGCTAATGCTAATGGAAATCAGCTTTTTGGCATGTTCGCCGAAATTTATGATCCATATCAGTTAGACGATCACGAGTTTGGCGGAGTTAAGCCAATGAACCCTTTTGTTCGCCGTGAAGTTCTATCACATTTTGGCTATAAGCGCATTGAATTATCGTATTTACACCCATCTTGGAAAAATGATGGAGAGGGTGTAAAAGGCCTTGATTTATGCTTTATGCCAACTGAGGAGAATGTATTTGAAATTCCAGCTTCTTTAGTAGCGAAGTTTTTAACCACCTATTATTCAGTGCTATCTAACAAGCCCCAGGAATGGGTTCAAATGATTGAAGAAATTAATAGTAAAGAAAAAATACGCTTGTTACCATTATAA
- a CDS encoding GNAT family N-acetyltransferase: MPYKSEFYAFNQEKPIPIVIRNYLQSDFDELIQIQTECFPPPFPAELWWNKNQLKNHATLFPEGALCVEVEGQLAGSITGVCVDFDPTHPSHNWEEITDSGYIRNHNPQGNTLYIVDISVRPKFRKLGLGYYMMQAMYQVVVQLGLERLLGGGRMPGYAQKSDKMTPVQYVESVIKGESKDPVITFLLKCGRTPVSIIEDYIDDEESHNHAVLMEWKNPFK; this comes from the coding sequence ATGCCATATAAGAGCGAGTTTTATGCCTTTAATCAGGAGAAGCCAATTCCTATTGTCATTCGCAATTATTTGCAATCTGATTTTGATGAGCTGATCCAAATTCAGACTGAATGCTTTCCTCCGCCTTTTCCAGCTGAATTATGGTGGAATAAGAATCAGCTGAAGAATCATGCTACATTATTTCCAGAAGGGGCACTTTGTGTTGAGGTAGAAGGTCAATTAGCAGGCTCCATTACAGGAGTCTGTGTTGATTTTGATCCAACACATCCTTCACATAATTGGGAAGAGATTACGGATAGCGGTTATATTAGAAATCATAATCCACAAGGTAACACTCTGTATATCGTTGATATTAGTGTAAGGCCGAAGTTTCGTAAGCTTGGTCTTGGTTATTATATGATGCAAGCGATGTATCAGGTTGTCGTCCAACTTGGATTAGAAAGATTACTTGGTGGAGGAAGAATGCCAGGGTATGCTCAAAAATCAGATAAGATGACACCAGTTCAATACGTTGAATCCGTTATCAAGGGAGAAAGTAAGGACCCTGTTATTACTTTTCTACTTAAATGTGGCAGAACGCCTGTATCCATAATTGAAGACTATATAGATGATGAGGAATCTCATAATCATGCAGTATTGATGGAATGGAAAAATCCATTTAAATAG